A stretch of the Pseudobacteriovorax antillogorgiicola genome encodes the following:
- the infB gene encoding translation initiation factor IF-2 yields the protein MSKVRVYELARELKVESKALVPKIKEMGIDVSSHQSTLSADQVVRIKRQFQGGSSDSAKSPRVIRRRRKAQAAPGAESAPQDSTEQKTEVGSPESKPETEEVARVASTGAPEAPSSEVDREGEQTTAAPAAESPRAEHAAPEADQSVSEEPAEAKEPEKPQAEPVAERAELGASSSSESPKMETQAPVEASQAARTQEQPKQTAKQSEAAAEKKNREPQRAAAPRSSGSATIVRRATKDEVAKVQRERAERADRRTQRGGERPQRGGFQGRPGNDRPRPEGGSPRGPRDRNDSRPPRPPRNQEETPVSPAAAFDPGSVKESKWGEPRRDKKRTTKPTSEQEAAAAAAAARKAPPKQKRDHFSTRAILSQIDSPEEAPVPAPAKKKTVYTPQAGNRKRDLKRRKDLKKTQITTPKASLRVVKMGHEITVGDLARQLSVKAGELIKKLMAEGVMATINQNVDFETATLIASEYKYEVKSNLVSLDDILSSKKDAYESADQQERPPIVTIMGHVDHGKTSILDALRKAKVAAGEAGGITQHIGAYSVEKDGRKVAFLDTPGHEAFSAMRSRGAQVTDIVILVVAADDGVMPQTVEAISHAKDAGVPIIVAVNKIDKPNINLDRVYTELTEHGIQSEEWGGDTQFVKVSALQGTGLDDLIEAVLLQSEILELTAATDVPGTGAVVEAHLDKGRGPVATVMIREGTLRVGDHVVAGTKVGRVRAMTNHLGKRLKSAGPSTPVEIVGLSEVPMAGDTIDVVEGERQAREVAAWREEQAAAMASGKSSAASLEELLSKVKDADTPEVPVIVKADTQGSVEAVTEAVMKLNTDKVRNRVVHKAVGGINESDLSLAETSGAVVVAFNVRAARGLDEEAEKRGVMVKYFSVIYEIVDALKAVMAGKLPPIQREVVIGHAEVRQTIKVPKVGLVAGTAITDGKVVRNSNVRLIREDVVVYSGKLGSLKRFKDDVKEVAQGYECGIGIDGYNDIRIGDIIEAFVIEEEAATL from the coding sequence ATGTCCAAAGTTCGTGTTTATGAGTTAGCTCGTGAGCTTAAAGTAGAAAGCAAGGCGCTAGTTCCTAAAATCAAAGAGATGGGAATCGATGTGTCTAGCCACCAAAGTACCTTGAGTGCTGATCAGGTGGTTCGTATCAAACGGCAATTCCAAGGAGGAAGTAGCGACTCGGCAAAGTCTCCTCGGGTAATAAGGAGGCGAAGGAAGGCGCAAGCAGCCCCTGGGGCTGAGTCAGCCCCTCAGGACTCTACTGAGCAAAAGACTGAAGTTGGATCCCCTGAATCGAAACCAGAAACAGAAGAAGTCGCTCGTGTAGCGTCTACCGGAGCCCCTGAGGCGCCCAGCTCTGAAGTCGATCGCGAGGGAGAGCAAACGACAGCTGCGCCAGCGGCGGAATCTCCCCGAGCGGAACATGCCGCACCTGAGGCTGACCAGAGCGTGAGCGAGGAACCAGCCGAAGCCAAGGAACCGGAGAAACCCCAAGCTGAGCCTGTTGCGGAACGCGCGGAGCTAGGAGCATCTTCATCTTCTGAATCACCCAAGATGGAGACTCAAGCACCAGTGGAAGCTAGTCAAGCCGCAAGAACCCAAGAACAACCAAAGCAGACTGCCAAGCAAAGCGAGGCAGCAGCTGAGAAGAAGAATAGAGAGCCGCAACGTGCCGCTGCTCCTCGATCATCTGGTAGCGCGACGATAGTTCGGCGTGCAACTAAGGACGAGGTTGCTAAGGTGCAGCGAGAGCGTGCCGAACGAGCCGATCGTCGAACGCAACGAGGAGGTGAGCGACCTCAACGTGGTGGATTCCAAGGTCGACCTGGCAATGATCGCCCACGTCCGGAAGGTGGAAGTCCTCGCGGTCCTCGCGATCGCAACGACAGTCGCCCGCCGAGGCCACCTCGCAATCAGGAAGAGACTCCTGTAAGCCCAGCAGCGGCATTTGATCCAGGCTCTGTAAAAGAGAGTAAGTGGGGCGAGCCAAGGCGAGATAAGAAAAGAACGACTAAGCCTACTTCTGAGCAAGAGGCAGCCGCAGCCGCAGCCGCAGCTCGGAAAGCACCACCGAAACAAAAACGAGATCATTTCTCGACACGAGCTATACTAAGTCAAATTGATTCTCCCGAAGAGGCTCCAGTACCAGCTCCGGCTAAAAAGAAGACGGTTTATACACCGCAAGCTGGCAATCGTAAAAGAGACTTGAAGCGTCGCAAAGATCTCAAGAAAACTCAGATTACAACTCCCAAGGCTTCCCTTCGGGTTGTTAAAATGGGTCATGAGATTACTGTTGGAGATCTCGCCAGACAGCTATCTGTCAAAGCGGGCGAGCTTATCAAGAAGCTTATGGCAGAAGGGGTGATGGCGACTATCAATCAAAATGTCGATTTTGAAACCGCCACATTAATCGCCTCGGAATACAAGTACGAAGTGAAGAGTAACCTAGTTTCTCTTGACGATATTTTGTCCTCGAAGAAGGACGCCTATGAATCAGCGGATCAGCAAGAGCGGCCTCCGATTGTAACTATCATGGGTCACGTTGACCATGGTAAGACTTCAATCCTCGATGCGCTTCGAAAAGCTAAGGTCGCAGCTGGCGAGGCTGGCGGTATCACTCAGCATATCGGAGCTTACAGCGTTGAGAAGGATGGTCGAAAAGTGGCCTTCCTCGATACTCCGGGTCACGAAGCTTTCTCTGCGATGCGTTCTCGTGGTGCACAGGTGACGGATATCGTCATCTTGGTTGTTGCTGCTGATGATGGTGTGATGCCTCAAACAGTTGAAGCGATCTCCCATGCGAAAGATGCTGGGGTTCCCATCATCGTGGCGGTCAATAAGATAGACAAGCCTAATATCAATCTCGATCGGGTTTATACTGAGCTTACTGAGCACGGTATTCAGTCTGAAGAGTGGGGTGGTGACACCCAGTTTGTTAAAGTCTCTGCCTTACAGGGCACTGGGCTAGACGATTTGATCGAAGCAGTCCTATTGCAGTCTGAAATCCTTGAGCTTACGGCAGCAACCGATGTTCCTGGTACAGGAGCTGTAGTGGAAGCTCACCTCGATAAGGGCCGCGGTCCGGTCGCGACAGTTATGATTCGTGAAGGAACATTACGGGTCGGAGATCATGTTGTTGCTGGAACCAAGGTGGGGCGTGTGAGAGCAATGACCAACCACCTAGGCAAGCGACTAAAAAGTGCAGGCCCATCAACTCCAGTTGAGATCGTAGGTCTTTCTGAAGTGCCTATGGCTGGTGATACCATCGATGTGGTGGAAGGTGAGCGCCAAGCACGAGAGGTTGCTGCCTGGCGTGAAGAGCAAGCCGCAGCCATGGCTTCTGGCAAATCTAGCGCTGCGTCACTTGAAGAGCTGCTCAGCAAAGTCAAGGATGCGGATACCCCTGAAGTTCCAGTTATAGTTAAGGCTGACACTCAGGGCTCGGTGGAAGCTGTTACGGAAGCCGTAATGAAGCTAAACACTGATAAAGTTCGCAACCGTGTGGTTCACAAGGCTGTTGGCGGTATTAATGAATCCGACTTGTCACTAGCGGAGACATCGGGTGCCGTTGTGGTCGCCTTCAACGTCCGTGCTGCTCGTGGTCTCGATGAAGAGGCTGAGAAGCGTGGTGTTATGGTTAAGTACTTCAGTGTCATTTACGAGATTGTCGATGCTCTAAAAGCTGTTATGGCTGGTAAATTGCCACCTATTCAGCGGGAAGTTGTCATCGGTCATGCTGAGGTGAGGCAAACCATCAAGGTGCCGAAGGTTGGCTTGGTTGCTGGTACAGCTATTACTGATGGTAAGGTGGTACGAAACTCCAACGTTCGCTTGATTCGCGAAGATGTTGTGGTTTACAGCGGCAAACTGGGCTCTTTGAAGCGCTTCAAAGACGATGTCAAAGAAGTGGCTCAAGGATACGAATGTGGTATTGGAATTGATGGCTATAACGATATTCGCATTGGCGATATTATTGAAGCCTTTGTCATAGAAGAGGAGGCGGCGACTCTCTAG
- the rimP gene encoding ribosome maturation factor RimP — MDRQKRNQIVSLVDQAIKPLGYECLEVEWDQVERALRIFIDGPNGIDMDDCLAANGILKDLDDLDDMVSGAYRLEVSSPGIERPLRTVDHFKEAVGQLINITLLEQVDGRKRGKGILEKVADSGSLTLNIDSNEWSCPIELLNRANLVYDWS, encoded by the coding sequence ATGGACCGACAGAAACGTAACCAAATTGTTTCCCTGGTAGATCAGGCTATCAAGCCCTTGGGATATGAATGCCTAGAAGTCGAATGGGACCAAGTGGAGCGAGCCCTGCGGATTTTTATCGACGGCCCCAATGGGATTGACATGGATGACTGCCTGGCTGCTAATGGTATCCTGAAGGACCTCGATGACCTCGACGACATGGTTTCTGGTGCTTACCGCCTTGAGGTCAGTTCGCCGGGAATTGAACGGCCATTACGGACTGTAGATCACTTCAAAGAAGCGGTCGGGCAATTGATAAACATTACGCTGCTTGAGCAAGTGGATGGTCGCAAGCGCGGCAAGGGCATTTTAGAGAAGGTTGCCGACTCCGGTTCCCTAACTTTGAATATCGATTCAAACGAATGGTCGTGCCCGATTGAACTCCTTAATCGTGCCAACTTAGTATATGATTGGAGTTGA
- a CDS encoding serine protease, whose amino-acid sequence MAKFKKAIRTLFLVFLTLIPEYGRAEPLEVISSILWQKEDRLVYFPGLRSIFHRKGYDQDFRLEFYTSRPLNPYNLQLQIRGPFLNQLQHLTIHTIDCDTTVVGVDSRGTEGYQCFIDFTVQDSTPSGLISFQVAIWDQGNLVRHPNLYYVMILPEAGFQLESGFEREKTEKNHSYVSFSAVDHEAVVQIILPGNMSIGTGFVARNDHALTHQLVQGLKLEAGIFVVSAAHIFPMDRVPGVHGHQERRPPQLFDLRLKGRVIPQALELAFWDISSDVSVLRVVDQKVQEIYDAFGRDTFGIPLAEGSVLDQCQVGACRSFEVLGYPVSKMGALARKRAHLNNEEFPTDDTSNFGRVRKFKLVPDDDDPWPLAEPGMSGGPIINSMGQAVGIAIEKPIDEDELIGVLFEADYTKIESRAGCFLNFNPNSRLLTIESYTEACDYGNLGSPSLKGVAPLRGQWLFQEVLTITDSPKNGFQRVNGHGIINGHGIINGHGIIRQEQDSVTVLIHEGNVKDVNASLLDGGFQFDSYSFKPLFVAGVRVIQSPHSAFSASQGRLIVGMRNSVYEPFSGIYSLREFVRWLHLNINRSDLVSLIQYADN is encoded by the coding sequence ATGGCGAAGTTTAAAAAAGCCATCAGGACTCTGTTCCTGGTTTTTCTTACGTTGATTCCCGAGTACGGTCGAGCTGAGCCTCTAGAGGTGATTAGTTCTATTCTTTGGCAGAAAGAAGATCGGCTGGTGTATTTCCCTGGCCTAAGATCGATATTCCATCGCAAAGGCTACGATCAGGACTTCAGGTTAGAGTTCTATACCAGCCGACCGCTAAACCCATACAATTTACAACTGCAGATTCGGGGACCGTTTCTGAATCAGTTGCAGCACCTGACTATACACACTATCGACTGTGACACGACTGTTGTGGGAGTTGACTCCCGTGGTACAGAAGGCTACCAGTGCTTTATTGATTTCACAGTTCAAGATTCGACTCCCAGTGGTTTGATTAGCTTCCAGGTGGCAATCTGGGACCAAGGCAACCTTGTCAGGCATCCAAACCTTTACTACGTGATGATACTGCCGGAAGCTGGCTTCCAACTCGAATCTGGATTCGAAAGAGAGAAGACCGAAAAAAATCATTCCTACGTGTCTTTCTCAGCTGTCGATCACGAGGCTGTGGTTCAAATTATTCTACCTGGAAACATGTCGATTGGTACGGGGTTTGTGGCTCGCAATGATCACGCCCTGACCCATCAGTTGGTACAAGGCCTAAAGCTTGAAGCTGGGATCTTTGTTGTCTCTGCTGCACATATCTTTCCTATGGATCGGGTGCCGGGAGTTCACGGTCACCAGGAGCGTCGGCCACCTCAGTTGTTTGATCTTCGGCTTAAAGGGCGTGTGATTCCCCAGGCTCTCGAACTTGCTTTTTGGGATATAAGCTCCGACGTATCTGTTTTAAGGGTTGTGGATCAGAAGGTTCAAGAAATCTACGATGCCTTTGGTCGGGATACATTCGGAATTCCCTTGGCTGAAGGCTCAGTCTTAGATCAATGTCAGGTTGGAGCCTGCCGCTCATTCGAGGTCCTTGGGTACCCTGTCTCAAAAATGGGGGCGTTGGCGCGCAAACGAGCACACCTCAACAATGAAGAGTTTCCCACTGATGATACGTCTAACTTCGGTCGAGTTCGAAAGTTTAAACTTGTTCCTGATGACGATGACCCATGGCCTTTGGCTGAACCTGGAATGTCTGGGGGGCCCATCATCAATTCAATGGGTCAAGCGGTAGGCATTGCGATTGAAAAGCCGATCGATGAGGATGAGTTGATCGGCGTCCTCTTTGAGGCCGACTATACAAAGATTGAATCCCGTGCAGGCTGTTTCTTAAATTTCAATCCAAACAGTCGCTTGTTGACAATTGAGAGTTACACAGAGGCTTGTGACTATGGGAATCTGGGCTCTCCTAGTTTGAAAGGGGTCGCGCCTCTCAGAGGGCAATGGCTTTTTCAAGAGGTCCTAACGATCACTGATAGCCCCAAAAATGGATTTCAACGAGTCAATGGTCACGGTATTATAAATGGCCATGGTATCATTAACGGTCACGGTATCATTCGTCAGGAGCAGGATAGTGTGACAGTTCTGATTCACGAAGGCAATGTGAAGGATGTCAATGCCAGCTTGCTCGATGGTGGGTTTCAGTTTGACAGCTACTCGTTCAAACCTTTATTTGTAGCAGGTGTTCGGGTGATTCAAAGTCCTCATAGTGCATTCAGTGCGTCTCAAGGGCGATTAATTGTTGGAATGAGAAACTCGGTTTACGAGCCGTTTTCAGGAATCTACTCTCTACGGGAGTTTGTTCGATGGCTCCACCTGAATATTAATCGCTCGGATCTCGTGAGCCTGATTCAGTATGCCGATAACTAA
- a CDS encoding ArsR family transcriptional regulator — protein MQWFAVIKKARNCHSRQSWQLFVEEFGEDLSSTNDSKPIAEIFKILTDDSHSLKYGESLWQCLLSGCISSWNLSLGCEIASFVEKIPSAAIRLKIAEIFMESGLPSQARKVSQRSLRLKSINQADIISFQLVTCKSYVEEGRHTMARRMLEKLESSVSTTNLPSETKADMLLNIARSKFFLGNYTEAAFLFSRAYRIYRFHKRWESAACALFNSAASYDNSGMDYREKAMSLVAKCQQMSIKHSLPGPLSHCYAFHATYLHHRGSFSESVDYYRKALRLIPSSENRFRKLHIISMLTFTLYKAGKFKLAAKYGRQTLKLAEEDESERFKIRYITLKAELDWQEGHVMEAYQLLAQAIKPLEANGIHTLEELSALSRFNIKSAQLNTPVNYSVKIARSLKNNNATWLEYRISKAFQMIVRGDIDESYHEARMSLQDALEHGFTYYEAQSLCVLLLAKVRSTTWDDEFDQFCQSLEGLATSNDFKVFLTQVLLAKASRAYYEGDFETAAKLISDALRLPRLSIQKDEVLGTWRQTISGNAPRFNHGWKAQFVIATTKTYFKPSFRCLGTAKYIVSERYVVSLEDTPILNKLTQYLLGQEGFSASPEEIQVNVWQQKTNLQGWQQKIRNSITRLRALFPQTIAPLILYEGNAVRLFSEAIEIQPIAEKANYDQKILELLQKGPQSSIQLANSIQVSQSTTKRILRKLVDGRQVTQSKVGRKVLYSRHAFDFRGLRSSESL, from the coding sequence ATGCAATGGTTTGCTGTGATTAAAAAGGCAAGAAACTGCCATTCCAGACAATCTTGGCAATTATTTGTCGAAGAATTTGGCGAAGATCTATCATCGACCAATGACTCAAAGCCTATTGCTGAAATTTTTAAAATACTAACCGATGATAGCCACTCACTGAAGTACGGGGAGTCCCTGTGGCAATGCCTCCTCTCGGGTTGTATCTCGTCCTGGAATTTGAGTTTGGGCTGTGAAATCGCGAGTTTTGTGGAAAAAATCCCCTCAGCGGCGATCAGACTTAAAATCGCAGAAATCTTTATGGAAAGCGGACTTCCAAGCCAGGCCCGCAAGGTGTCTCAACGAAGCCTTAGGCTAAAATCCATCAATCAGGCCGACATCATTTCGTTTCAATTAGTCACATGCAAAAGCTATGTGGAAGAAGGGCGGCATACTATGGCCCGGCGAATGCTGGAGAAGCTGGAAAGCTCGGTAAGTACAACCAATCTACCCAGCGAAACAAAAGCCGATATGCTGCTTAATATTGCAAGATCGAAGTTTTTCCTTGGCAACTACACCGAAGCAGCCTTCTTGTTTTCTCGCGCCTATAGGATCTATCGATTTCATAAGCGCTGGGAATCTGCAGCTTGCGCCTTATTTAATTCAGCTGCGAGCTATGACAACAGCGGCATGGACTATCGCGAGAAGGCCATGAGTCTTGTCGCAAAATGCCAACAAATGTCTATTAAACATAGTCTTCCAGGCCCCTTGTCTCATTGTTATGCCTTTCATGCCACATACCTTCATCACCGCGGTAGTTTTTCAGAGTCGGTGGATTACTACCGGAAAGCGCTAAGACTGATTCCTTCATCTGAGAATCGTTTTCGCAAGCTTCATATCATTTCCATGCTGACGTTTACCCTTTACAAAGCAGGTAAGTTTAAGTTAGCGGCCAAGTATGGCCGCCAAACCCTCAAGCTAGCTGAAGAAGATGAGTCGGAGCGTTTTAAGATTCGCTACATTACCCTGAAAGCAGAGCTTGATTGGCAAGAAGGGCATGTGATGGAAGCTTATCAACTACTTGCTCAAGCTATTAAACCCCTAGAAGCAAATGGCATTCATACCCTAGAAGAGCTATCCGCATTAAGTCGGTTTAACATTAAATCAGCTCAGCTCAATACTCCTGTCAACTATTCTGTAAAGATAGCCCGGAGTCTAAAAAACAACAATGCTACATGGCTTGAGTATCGTATCTCAAAAGCCTTCCAAATGATCGTGAGAGGCGACATCGATGAATCTTACCATGAAGCTCGGATGAGCCTGCAAGACGCCCTGGAGCACGGTTTCACCTACTACGAAGCGCAAAGCCTATGTGTGCTCTTGCTAGCTAAGGTAAGAAGCACTACCTGGGATGACGAGTTTGATCAATTTTGTCAGTCTCTAGAAGGGTTGGCGACCTCAAATGACTTTAAGGTTTTCTTGACTCAGGTATTACTCGCAAAGGCATCCAGGGCCTATTATGAAGGCGACTTCGAGACCGCAGCCAAGCTTATTTCAGATGCTCTGAGGCTTCCCAGATTATCCATTCAGAAAGACGAAGTCTTAGGAACTTGGCGACAAACCATTTCTGGCAATGCTCCCCGATTCAATCACGGTTGGAAAGCCCAATTCGTCATAGCAACAACAAAAACCTACTTTAAGCCCTCATTTCGTTGCTTGGGTACTGCTAAGTATATTGTTAGCGAAAGATACGTAGTTTCATTAGAAGACACCCCGATATTAAATAAACTCACCCAGTATCTATTGGGTCAAGAAGGATTTTCGGCCTCACCGGAGGAAATCCAAGTGAATGTCTGGCAACAGAAAACAAATCTCCAAGGTTGGCAACAAAAAATACGAAATTCCATAACTCGGCTACGGGCACTCTTTCCCCAAACAATTGCCCCCCTTATTCTCTACGAAGGCAACGCTGTTCGCCTATTTTCTGAGGCCATAGAGATTCAACCAATCGCCGAGAAGGCAAACTACGATCAAAAAATCTTAGAGCTTCTCCAAAAAGGACCACAATCATCCATTCAACTTGCCAACAGCATTCAAGTTTCTCAATCAACCACCAAGCGGATACTGAGAAAGCTCGTGGATGGGAGGCAAGTAACTCAGTCAAAGGTTGGTCGCAAAGTACTGTACTCAAGGCACGCTTTCGACTTCAGAGGCCTTAGGTCTTCCGAGTCCTTATAA
- the nusA gene encoding transcription termination factor NusA → MTLLDSSELESELRKVISGVSRDKNLDKAVIVDALEQAVVHAARRSLGATSDLEAHYNEDTDEIELYQFRTVVDNDDVANDQLEIALDDAQKLDSETVMGDALGVKIDTTKFGRIAAQSAKQIIVQKVRDAERAQIFEEFSDRKGEILSGYVRRFERSDIIVDLGRTEAVIPYKEQVPTEKFRVKDRIQAYVLDVKRSSRGPQVVMSRAHPGFLIALFSQHVTEIYDEIVSIESAARDPGYRSKIAVYSRDSTVDPVGACVGMKGARVQAVVNELNGEKIDIVPYDHDPARLACNALAPAVVSKVIVDEDNQNMEVIVADDQLSLAIGKRGQNVRLAAQLTGWRLDIKSESSIEEKLSGAKNVLASIEGINDMMAELLVQEGYNTPAAVSEMTPRTFLRLLNVEEEQALPIIEAAKELAERQQDEGHVVSADKELLENSSAAPVEEVVEAAKEEVVEDEKVSIFLELTGVGEATAYALADGGYGTIGDIIADTAEEVAQKTGLSIGVARTVQMAADRYLQSE, encoded by the coding sequence ATGACGTTATTGGATAGTTCTGAACTAGAATCAGAATTAAGGAAAGTCATTTCAGGTGTCAGTAGAGACAAGAACCTTGACAAGGCTGTGATTGTCGACGCTCTCGAGCAGGCTGTGGTTCATGCCGCTCGCCGGTCGTTGGGTGCAACATCTGACCTTGAAGCACACTATAACGAAGACACTGATGAAATTGAGCTTTATCAATTCCGTACTGTTGTTGATAACGACGATGTGGCCAATGACCAGCTTGAAATTGCCCTTGATGATGCCCAGAAGCTCGATTCAGAAACGGTAATGGGAGACGCGCTGGGCGTTAAGATCGATACGACAAAGTTTGGTCGCATCGCGGCTCAGTCAGCCAAGCAGATTATAGTTCAAAAAGTCCGAGATGCTGAAAGGGCTCAAATATTTGAAGAGTTCAGCGATCGGAAGGGTGAAATACTCAGTGGCTATGTACGTCGTTTCGAGAGAAGTGACATTATCGTTGACCTCGGACGTACAGAAGCTGTGATTCCATATAAAGAACAAGTCCCAACCGAGAAATTTCGCGTCAAAGATCGCATTCAGGCCTATGTCCTCGATGTGAAGCGGTCTTCGCGAGGACCTCAGGTTGTCATGTCTCGTGCGCATCCAGGATTCCTGATTGCGCTTTTCAGCCAGCATGTAACAGAAATTTATGATGAGATTGTCAGCATCGAAAGTGCTGCTCGTGATCCAGGCTATCGTTCGAAGATTGCTGTTTACTCTCGGGACTCGACGGTAGACCCGGTGGGCGCCTGCGTCGGTATGAAGGGTGCTAGGGTTCAAGCGGTTGTGAATGAACTTAATGGCGAAAAGATTGATATTGTGCCTTACGATCATGATCCAGCGAGACTTGCGTGTAACGCTCTTGCTCCAGCAGTGGTTAGTAAGGTGATTGTCGATGAAGACAACCAGAACATGGAAGTCATTGTGGCTGATGATCAGCTGTCGTTGGCTATCGGTAAGCGTGGTCAAAATGTACGCTTGGCTGCACAACTTACAGGTTGGCGTCTTGACATTAAGAGTGAATCGTCTATTGAAGAGAAACTCAGTGGTGCTAAGAATGTCTTGGCTTCAATTGAAGGTATCAACGATATGATGGCTGAACTCTTGGTCCAAGAAGGGTATAATACGCCAGCAGCCGTGTCAGAAATGACGCCGAGAACCTTCTTGCGTTTGCTAAATGTTGAAGAAGAGCAGGCACTTCCGATTATCGAAGCGGCAAAAGAGCTTGCGGAACGGCAGCAAGACGAAGGTCATGTTGTAAGTGCTGATAAGGAACTATTAGAGAACTCGTCCGCTGCCCCAGTTGAAGAAGTCGTCGAAGCTGCCAAAGAAGAGGTGGTTGAAGATGAAAAAGTTAGTATCTTCTTAGAACTAACGGGCGTAGGTGAAGCAACAGCATATGCTCTCGCAGATGGCGGTTACGGGACAATTGGAGATATCATTGCGGATACCGCTGAGGAAGTGGCGCAGAAAACTGGTCTATCGATTGGTGTTGCGCGAACTGTCCAAATGGCAGCAGATAGGTATTTGCAGTCTGAATAG
- the truB gene encoding tRNA pseudouridine(55) synthase TruB, translated as MEKRKSRKAFSGLLLVEKPYEMVSKDVSRWVQRHFGRQKLGHVGTLDPLASGVLPVVFGKATRLQDYLLEMDKSYEFDIKFGQATVTLDVEGEVYEEMPHDHVNELELRKIATGLVGAFPQVPPLYSAVKYEGKPLYEYARAGRGDEVPLERFKKDVEIHGLELLKFEEDTATFSVSCSKGTYVRVIADTIARNAGTCGHVTRLVRTKAAGFALEQCYSLEFLTENLDRFEEFLIPLGKIPLQLPKWQAVDDDLVRRLKMGQTMHVDMRFFEDGLEQMGDRRVRIHSIDRMLLLDKDSRSFGIGSASILNSGRMAVQMRRGLS; from the coding sequence TTGGAAAAGAGGAAAAGTAGAAAGGCCTTCTCTGGCCTGCTTCTTGTAGAGAAACCATATGAAATGGTATCTAAAGATGTCTCGCGCTGGGTTCAAAGGCATTTTGGGCGGCAGAAGCTGGGCCACGTAGGGACACTTGATCCCCTAGCATCTGGAGTCTTACCGGTTGTATTTGGCAAAGCCACACGCCTCCAAGATTATCTCCTAGAAATGGATAAAAGTTACGAGTTTGATATTAAATTCGGACAAGCAACTGTGACACTCGACGTGGAGGGGGAGGTCTATGAAGAAATGCCTCATGACCACGTCAATGAGCTGGAGCTTCGTAAGATTGCTACGGGATTGGTAGGGGCTTTCCCACAAGTTCCTCCACTTTATTCAGCGGTCAAGTATGAGGGCAAACCCTTGTATGAGTATGCCCGAGCCGGGCGTGGTGATGAAGTTCCTCTTGAGCGATTCAAGAAAGATGTTGAAATCCATGGCTTAGAGCTATTAAAGTTCGAGGAAGACACAGCAACATTTAGTGTTTCTTGCTCAAAAGGTACCTACGTTAGGGTTATAGCCGACACCATTGCTCGAAATGCAGGAACTTGCGGTCATGTGACAAGACTTGTACGCACGAAGGCGGCAGGGTTTGCTTTGGAGCAATGCTATAGCTTAGAATTTTTGACCGAGAACTTGGATCGATTCGAGGAATTCTTGATCCCCTTAGGGAAAATTCCTCTCCAACTTCCTAAATGGCAAGCTGTTGATGACGATTTGGTGAGGCGTCTTAAAATGGGGCAGACCATGCATGTGGATATGCGTTTTTTTGAAGACGGCCTTGAGCAAATGGGGGACCGTAGGGTCCGTATACATTCTATTGACCGAATGCTCCTTTTAGATAAGGATAGTAGGTCTTTTGGTATTGGTAGCGCCAGCATCCTAAATTCAGGGCGTATGGCCGTTCAAATGAGGAGAGGGCTCTCATGA
- the rbfA gene encoding 30S ribosome-binding factor RbfA — MGLRQERLADEVRDVLAECFLGGKMSDPRLESVTITAVKISADLQLAYVYYRVYGDDKGEQAQKGLESAAGYLKKKLAKSLDVRRVPELKFFFDESIEHASRIEELLKKL; from the coding sequence ATGGGATTGCGTCAAGAACGATTGGCAGATGAGGTTCGTGATGTTCTCGCTGAGTGTTTTCTCGGTGGGAAAATGTCAGATCCTCGCCTTGAATCGGTAACCATCACAGCAGTAAAAATCAGCGCAGACTTGCAATTGGCCTACGTCTACTACCGAGTGTACGGCGACGATAAGGGCGAGCAAGCACAGAAAGGCCTCGAATCCGCAGCAGGTTACTTGAAGAAGAAGCTTGCGAAGAGCTTAGATGTGAGACGAGTTCCTGAACTGAAGTTCTTCTTCGATGAAAGCATCGAGCATGCCTCGCGAATCGAAGAGCTACTCAAAAAGCTGTAA